tactatatagtgcactatatagtgtgtcggccattttgtagtgctgttcgaAAACTTGACTGTAAATTTACAACACTACATAATGCCCTGCAACATCGTTGTGAGGCACGGCAAAATTTAGTGTACAGAGGCTGTACCCTACATCAATAGATTTAGACCATCATGCACTGCGGCCTGTCTTGTAaaagcaggcaagtctttacagaccaatccaGTGCAGATATTCTGGCATTTGTTTATGTCACAGAGACAATAATTACGCATATACGGCGCATAATTATGTTGTAGTGTAACGTCCAAATAGTGTccaaaatgtatcaacagcagtCAACCATTATCCCCTAGTgtagcaaacactatatagtgagtgagtgaacaagtgagCATTTCGAACATGGGGAAAGAATTTCGATTTTGCAACAGTTTTTAAGGCGAAATTGCATCATCATTGTGTCTGGTATCAGGTATCACTGCGGTATCCAGTACCATTAAAGTGAAAGGTTAGAGGATGGGTTCAGATTAGCCGTGAGGTAAAGTAGGGAATTATGGGCATTAAGGGCTACAGGCTTGGAAGCCCCTACACTGTGTACCAGCTGTATAtggttgaaatgacaataaagccaGTCTACATATGTCTGTTGGTAAAAAcaatttggttaaaaaaaaagtactgtctccatctgttttaTATCCCTCACATATTGACTGTACTGTGTTATGTCCATTACACATTTTGTGTATTGATTTCTGTCCATTACATATTTCGTGTACTGATACACACTGTAAAGGATACCTTACAGACACTCAGTGTACCAAGATCCTGTCACTACAAACTGATTATAAGTGTTCTATATGTGTGGCTTAATCATCATTCAGATCTTATCTAATGTAACTGATGAACTTTTGGCTGACATCATTTATCTaacttttgttttattcaaaaaCTTAAGTTATGAACCCACACAATTTAGGTTCTGGCATAGATCTactttttttctattgttttgcAAAAATGTGCTTTGTAAAGAAAAGTGTTTATTGTTTAGAGAGGTGTTGAGCTTTTGAATGTAtactgaaaacaacactgagTAAATGCTATGTAAAGAATGGTCCTGTCTGATGACTGTGGTTTAGTGATGATGTTTAATAGTCTGAAAGgattacaagaaaaaaatgtagaaacTGTCTTGTTTATTATAGCCCTAAAGCCCTAAATCTCGCTCTTGTTCATTTTGTCTTGTTGTCCAAAGCCCATATCATATTGAGTTCAGTCTTATTGTCTTTGGCACTGACTGAGCAGCACCTCAGCCTTCACGAGAGTCTGTCAATAAGACGATGATATTTAATATCATCACACCCTTTGCATGATTGCAAGGATCAAGGGTCATGTATCTATCAGGGTCAATGGAGACTTCTCAATCtgatatctgtttatttactgtaaACTTGGCCACTTCATTGGGCTGTGACCCATAACCCTTTTCCTCTGACACGGTGCCAGTGCCCGTGCCCATGCCTAATCTATCACCGGGGCcatgcttttccactgaaaaaatactggtgctcgtgccaaaaagctggcaccaaCACGGCActgcagaattgctggtcccaaaagttggaaccgcttacgtcagtggctatgcaaatgagaaccacatgagaaccaatcagttcagcgtctgatgtgtttggtacatgatGTTCTCaagagaggtgggagtaacaaaaaagtctgacccAGATGGcagtaggctaaaggctatatgtagcatgaaaatatgtatatgattaaaagatgtatgggcaaccatttctgtctacatcaacacaggatgttgtttacatgttacatgaatgtagTCAGAgccagagcagtagaaaaaaactctctcaacagctctggttggtgcaaatagaccactgtagaccttcatttaagcactcgaacctttgagctaggtgacaggcttgctTTTTTCGTGAATTTTGCCCCTAGAGTGAAAAGTTGTAGGGTGAAATTTGTGAGTTGTTTTGCTATGTGGAAGCCtagtgtaaaagtaaatttctaaaaagcaagcagatgcattctgtccaacattgttttttccccacggaaattacccaaacttttgcTACATAGTGTtaggttcccaaacctgtggaaatgcaggCTGATTCtgaaaaggcaccaaggcagcaccaGCACCAGTACTGGCACTGCATTTTAGACAGCAGCAGTGTACTGCATTAGCCCCTGGCCCCTGCCCAATAAACCACTCCACAACAAAATCAATTAGGGCACCCATGGAAAACAAGAGACTGTACTCTGTCTTTGTGCTGCCTGCCAAGAAAGTTCAGGTCTACTTCCATTTCCTGTTTTCACACTGCTGCCACTTTCACAGTTGGCTCGGGGAGAGAAATCTGCTGATATGAAGGCTGCATTTTTTCaacatactgatttttttttattgctttgaaGCATAATTTATCTTGGTGTGCTTTAGCTCTGTTGTACTGTTACGTTAGTATCTTCTTCACATGTTGGTTTTTAAAAGAGGTTGTCCATCATTgtcttaaaatgtatttctttcattcctttcattaaacacagccatacaattattatttctgttcagTAATAGGACAACAGTTTGATTCCAGCATTCATGTGTGTTAGTAGTTCACAGTAAGAGCTGTGGATATTTGGTCTGACAGAGGTGCATACAGTATTCAGTACTCAAGGCTTACACTCGTGTCATACTGGTTACCGTGGCTAACTCAAAGAATATGAATGGCCAGGTCCCCTAATGGGTTTCCCTCCCCCACTGAGCAGTCACTGTCCACCAACTACTCACACAAATATTGATGGAATTAAGCACAAAGtgctcctccactctcctccaCTCCATAATACATAGCTCACAGTGTCAAAAATTCATGTCTCCACTTTGTACTGTCTCCTGGTCACAGCTCACCGGATTTTAGGTGAATGACTTTACAGGTAATTAGTCAATCAGATCTGGAATAAGGTCAGGAAAAGGTATTTTAGTAGGCCCAACTTTAGAGGTGAGGTTACGTTGGATAGATTACACCCGTTAAGAtcagttaaaaacagagaaaaaaaaaatgtgagtataATTGCTTTTCCATAGCTGTGCCAAATTCCACAAGACCTGACAGACTTAATTGTATGCACAGTGGTATAAgccattttgtctttttaagatctaaactgtaaatctgtaaatcCAAACTGTGACTGTGACCATGTCAGCAAAATGTTAATAGTAGAGTATTTAGTTCTGCTAAGGATACATAAAGTGACATGTTACCTCTAACTCCAGCAAGGTTTCCACATGACACCATGCGGACATCATAAGACTTGAGACATAAATATCCTCAACACAAACTAACACCTCTGTTACACATTTACCAACATGACATAAAAATCCTCAACACAAACTAACTCTTATTCATTATGAGCTCTCTCCCTgtaatttcagttcatttcagtgtacAAGAAATCAAAGGAGAAGAATGTATATGCCATTTTAGACCACAGAAGGTTCAAAACATTCCATATTCAAAGCTGCATATGGctgactgaaaatgaagcaAATGCTGAATATTTGCTCCACATGACACATTTTTCTGTTAAAACCTGTTAAAACCACTTTCATGAACAGAAAAATCCTTTAGGCACTCAGAATACATatgtttcagtgaaattttAGATTCTCAATGACATTTGCTGTTCTGCAGTGATAAAATAGTATTAACTCAATCTAGCTCCATTACTGCAAGTAAAATGACACAATGTCATTGCAATTTGTTGTGTGGATAAAGGCAACTTGTCTGCAACCTTTCTGCAACCCACACACATCACCAGATGCTGTAGATCTTCTCTTCAGCACGTAGCCTCTGTATTCTTATTTGAATGAGGGTTAAAAATGGCTTGTGTGGGTTTGTGCCAAATGTAAGAGTGTAGATCATCAGTAAGAATTTTGCATGTTTCTGAGGTCTTTACAGAGCTCATCCATCATATTCTAATAGCACAGCTATGAAGCTGATCCTCTGCATAGTGTAGATCTGTATACATTCACAGATTCTGCAAGCATAGTAGTAACGAGAAACTGCACAGAACAAACACTacggatgaaaaaaaaaagaatggtacAAGTGGTACAAGAAATCATTTGAGAATTATTATAGAGAATAGCAATGCATAGTTGTTGGAgttgtttctcttcattttcttacCTGGACATAAGGGaatgttaaaaaatgtttcatgttttcacatCAAATTGTGAAATGCATGtaacaatgacatttttaattcaAAGTACTTTCTTATGCACAGAGGAGCCAAATACAGAATCAAGCTCAGAGCTGTACCCATGTACAGTGTGACATACGGTGCATCACATTTCATCACTATCTGCCCCAATAGCACGTGGACAGAACATTCTAGGGAGTTTGGGTTTGCCTGACCCTATAACATCTCATTTCCACACTTGATTTCCCTCTCAAAAGGAACCAAGCCCTTTCCAGCTTTTCCAGTTCATGGTACAATATAACTCCTGTCCCATGACCAAAAtggggaaaacagaggagaaacagatgaaTTGATCCACTGTGATGCTCTACAGTTTCCATGAACTTTGAGGACAATGTCAACATGCCTGGAATACTTGGTTTGACTATGAAATTAAAGGGATGAAAAAGCAATTTGTTTACGGGAGCCCTGAGATGACAAACAACTTAATTTGATGGTTTAAGGCTCTCACACGGTAATTTATAATGTGAACAGTTGTATTAAGTAATGTTTATTGCATAAAAGTAAGCAGTTGAGACAGAGGCCACTCTTAGATAGAGATTTCCAAAAGAGGCATTACGCAGCCATTTTGGACCTCCCTGATTACAACCTTACAACAGAGTATTTGAGTTTTTGTAACCTGTTTCATGAAGCTGTTACTTATAGTAATTTTATAGCTCTTGCTTGATGGCATGCACCAGGCTGTTCCCAAACGTTATAAACAAAATTAGTCCAGCTCTGGAATCAGACACAGCGGAGTATGTCATCCTGTTTTACACGTGGATCTGGTTAACCAGTGCCCCATGCCACTTTCCATTGACAAGGTGAGTTAGCAGATCTTTTGTAAATGACAGAAATCATTTGATTTGCCACAGCCTGGGTGTATAACATCTAAATGCCTCATCAATCAATGGCTGTGTGACGTTACCAAAGGATGAAAGCACTGTACCATTTTAACATGATGGTTAAGATGGGCTGTAGATCGTTTAAGGGTAAGGCCATGGCTTAAACCGTGCTATTTGTTCCTTACCAAATACATGTATTTGAGCAGGGCTAGAGACAAAGAAAGTAGGTTTCATGAAGGAAGCAAGGATCTAAACGAGATCCCAGAAAGTTGAATCAGTTCATCTGGACACAAAGTTTTAGTGGGAGAAACATTTCATCATTTGTCCAAGTGACTTCATCAGTCTCAGCTGACTGCAAGTATCCCCAACCTTATAAACAGCACAGTTGCATAAAGACTGAAACCAGTGTATTTGCATATCAACTAATCCGTCAATCCGTTTCATATGCAAATTGCTGTGACCATTGATTACAATAGCCATGTGCACTATTCACAGAGGATTGGGGAGAATAGCTGCAAtcatacactgtaaaaaattaATCTTGCAGGTGAGCAGGTTTCATTAAAAATCGTAACAAACTCATAATAACTCTGTGCTttcttaaataataataaaatcacgactgtgttttacaaaaaaatggGGTGATTTGCAAAAAATTGCAAAATGAAATTTACAAcaaattttgattcattttgcacaatatttcacttttaaatgggAGTTGACTTGCTCATTTTAATTAGACATCATGATTGATGACGTTTATTTTTCGGCGGGGGGTAGACTTTGTAAGAGACATCGTGGAGGGTTTTGTCTGAGGAAAAGCTCTAAAAATAATATTATCCACCACTtgttctgtgaatgtgacagaTAGGTAATTCGTCCTGTATATTTAATGTGGAAGTATTTGCAGGCGAAATCGTGCCAGAACAGTGGACATGCAGCCTAAGGTGTCAGACAAATATGTTAAGTAGCACTAACTAACGTTACCCAATACTAACAAATCTTACCAACTGTAAGTAATGTATTCGCCACGGACACATTGAGGTTACCTTttataacacagtttaaaaGTTGGCCAATGTTAGTAAGATTCGGTGTGAGGGCACAAGTATGACATTGGATTTAATTTCTCCCGAATGTTCATGCGTTTTTGAATGCTGTTACAGTGGTGCACTGTAATCCTGAACgttcaaataacttaattctattaaacttaaaatgtccttataaattctactgtgtactgtctctatCTGAGCTTAAAGCAGTGGTGATTCCGTATGTGGTGGGAGTGTTGGAATAGTTGAGACGTATATTTTCCAAACATGCATCTCGGTTGCTTTCAAACCCTAAAACAAGCTGCACCAGAAATTGCTCCATCCCAAGGATTGGGTCCCCCAGCATAAACAGAGCAATATAGTGTACCATGTTAAGTACCAGAAGAATTGCCGTGAATTGCATGTTGGGGAAACCAAACAGACTCTGGCAAAGCGGATGGCACAACACAGAAGAGCTACCTCGTCAGGCCAGGACTCCGCGGTCTACACCCACCTACAGGCCAGTGGCCACTCCTTCAAGGATGAGGATGTTCACATCCTTGATAGGGAGGAACACTGGTTTGAACGGGCAGTCAAAAAGGCCATCTTTGTGAATAGAGAATGACCACCCCTGAACTAAGGAGGGGGGTCTAAGGCCATGTTCACACCTGGCATTAACATGCATCTTGGGTTATCCTATCACAAATGGACAGCTCTAAGCAAAATTTAGTGTACAGAGGCTGTACCCTACATCAATAAACTTAGACCATCATGCACTGCGGCCTGTCTTgtgaaagcaggcaagtctttacagaccaatccaTTGCAGATGTTCTGATGTTTGTTTATGCAACAGACACAATAATTATGAATATCCAgcgcataattatgtagcagcaTTTCATCCAAATAGTATCAAAAATGTATCAATGGCTGTCTGTCCttatcccctagtgagtgttccatgtagcaaacactatatagtgagtgagtgagtgagtggacaaaTGGACAATCCCAACACAGCTCAGGTCTACTTCTTGGCATGTTCCAGGCAAACCAAATCGCCCAAGATGTTTGACGCACTTGTAATATATCTTTATTGgccttttttaaattttcagacGTAGTAGACAAAGCCAGCTTACACAATTTGAGATCTGTGAATGAGTACTTACTTCCGCTTATGCAGAGGGCATAAGTTGAGTAAGTGGTCCTTATGTCTAATGTGGCCCAGGACACATTTGTGTAcacagtgctaaaaaaaaaaaattggccaCATGCAGCCCAGGCCACCTGAACAATCATATCTCAATGCGTCCTCAGTGCATCTTGGGTGCATTCACACCTGTACTTAGCGCTGTtcacttgtgattggatcacccAAGACGCATGCCAATGCCACGTGTGAACAAAGCCTAAGAGTACATCTTTCGCCATCTTACAATGCTGTGGTTGCAGCTACTCCCAAATCTTCTGTGAATAGTACACATAGCCATTGTAATTAATGGTCACAGTAATTTGCATATGAAACGGATCGACGGATTAGTTGATATGCAAATACACTGGTTTCAGTCTTTATGCAACTGTGCTGTTTATAAGGTTGGGGATACTTGCAGTCAGCTGAGACTGACGAAGTCACTTGGACAAATGATGAAATGTTTCTCCCAATAAAACTTCGTGTCCAGATGAACTGATTCAACTTTCTGTCATTTCCACCTGGATTATTGAGCATGCTTCAAGACAGATCTAAACCAGATGCACTACAAAGTACTTGGCCCACTCCTCTTCACACTTTATACTATGTGTCTTGGTCCAGTTATCAGATCATGTGGCAGCCCTCATACCACTGCTGTGCTGGCAATACTCAGATTTACTCATTCTTCCTTCCCACATATACTTACATTTCGGTGAAAATCTCAGCCTGCCTGGCTGACATTTCCAGAAGGATGCCACACAATCACCTCCAGCTGAGCCTCTCAGAAATAGAGCTCCTGGTCATTCCTGCAAGCTCATCCATCCCATGAGACCTTAACATGGGTTCACTGGTGGTAAGACTATCCAACAAGATAAAATCACATCACAGCAGTCACATTATCGCACAGATATGCTCTTTACAACATTGCTATGCTCCTTGGACAAAGATTAAAGCAATAGACAAAGAGGAGtcagtttttaaatttcagCTAAGCAACAGTAAAGTGACAAAAGAACAATCTCCAAGCTGTTTTAGATGTTAGATGTTAGGTAATTTGTCACACCCAATTCAACTACCCATTTTCCACAAAAGCTTATTGGTTATTTTACAAGCTCAAAAGCTCCACTTGTtctaaaacatttatgttttaCTTATTACAAACAGATTACAATAAAATATGCCTCTCCTCCTTTGTCCAATGGCAGGGgtttaacatgttaaaaatttcaaatattttacttCATAAGCTGTCAGTATTGTTAACTCTTCATTGTTACATATATGTAAATACAGAAGTCTACCTCCATCGCTATGGCAACCCAATAGCACAAGTAATGGACACATATTCTGTTGGAGCTTACATTTGGTCCTTTCACAGAATGGCCTTTGGAACAGTAACCATGTCAGTCTGTACCAATACCCATCATAAAAGAAGTTTTTCTAGTTGTGCCCCCACTCCCTTCCCCCACAGGCAGAGTGTTCTTCCTGTTTTCCAGCAGTGCTGCACATAGAAATCGACCAACTGCCTGAACAACAGCTCCCTATTCCCCAGCCTGGGTTTCCCTGCTCAGCCCCAATTCAATTTAGTCCCAAAATGAATTATGAAGGGACTAATTAACAACAGCGTATCAGTCATTAGGTCTCCTACAcagtgttctcacacacagtcttacgAAACACATCATTTTCCTTTGCCTCTTCCTTCAGCTTTTTCCACCTGCATTGTCTCAGGTCGATGTATAaatgttcacagtgtgttttgtaATCCAACCTTGTATGTCTGTAGAGAGAATGGGAATATTGAAAAAGTTAAATTGTATTGCAGctaaattctttttcttttttttttactcatgtGTTTCACAAATATTCACTATTAGCCACTTAATATCTGTGAAACAATGTTTATTtaaggaaaaagacagacacacatgtgctgGAAATTGTTTGGTTATGATGGTGCAGCaaaaatagatagacagacagatagatagatagatagatagatagatagatagatagatagatagatagatagatagatagaaactggggaactgtgtgtgtgttgtgtgtgtgtgtgtgtgtgtgtgtgtttgtgtattctcAAGAATTCAATATGCTAGCGCAGTTTAGTGCTGTGCAAAGCAAATGTAAACTCTATGTGTAGAAAAGCACCACGTTTAATATGATTTGAAATAGTTCTGAATTTACTGACGGTAACGGAAATTAAATCATACGCGAATGTCAATCTATGAAAAGATAGCAAAACTTGTCTGTGCGCCTCTTTGAAATTTTCACACAAGGCAGAGTTTAAGGAAATGAATGACACATTTGTAACCTTAGCTAAACGCTTACTCAGAtctctttttgaaaatgttagAAGTAATAATGTAGAGGGAATGGACACCCAAACAGATCACTCAGTACATAAAAGAAAGCATTATATGTCGTATCACAAAGCCTGCAATACGTTGAACTGTGATGATGTACATGCCGCTGTAGTCGAATGTGACATTGACGGTTTCTGTAAGCACCCTTTAAAGAAGACGCTACAGCTGTAGAACACAATTCAGCTATTAGTGCGAAACATGAGTTCGCATGAGCGTAAGAAAACGCTCCAAATTATGGCCGAGTGTTCGCAGCAGTGTTACATATGTTCCCACAGTGCTGCAACTAGCTAAACGTGAATGTAAACAATCTGAATTAAGCATATGACCGAGTCAATACTGGGGAGAAAGTGGTATTCAGGGCCCTTTGGTGTTCTTTGCGTAACTTTCCCTGATACATGTTTTGTTTCCCATTCACAACAAGTTTCATGGTGAGTtggtaagaaaaaaaggagacgTTTGTGTACTGTAGATTTATGTCTTCAAAGACCAAATTTACAAGAACGGTCTAGTCCTCTGGCTGGTAACTCTCAAACTTGTACATTGTTGATAGCGAGGCCACCTTGTGGCATGGATGTGTAACTACGCATACCACAGGCAGCAACTTGTGGTTAGACCAGTCTCAGCAAATTCATGTGCCCTGTTACAGTGTGCAAGAGGCGTAGTTGGGACTTTcatatgtatctgtatgtagctgttttttttttttttagtttttcagatTGTTAACACATACGTAAATCTGAAGGAATACTGTACAAAGACAATCTACGGTTAAATACAACCGCCCAGAACAATGACTCCACCTCCAAGACTGGTCAAGCATCCGCTCCCATGATTCCGAGGACTTCCTGTCTGGTCTGCCATTTCCGTCTATGATTCGCTGCAGTTCAGGAAAACTTTTATTTCACCATCCTTATCCTAAATCTCCTGGACAGAGTGGTCAAATCCTTTAATGCACAAATATGAGCGACCAAGGATTGACGGACGAAGCCGCGGCTGAAGCATGTAAAGATGGTGACCCAATTACTCAGGTACAATTCGCTTTTAATAAGTAGGCTAACGTTTTAAATCAAACTATTCGCTAAACGTGGAGCTAAGGTCGAACGAGACCCATTTTGTACGTACAAATGAATACTCATAAAATTTGAGGTCTGTGCACATGATTAAGGATCATGGTCAAAGACAATACGCCTTGTCAGTGCACAGTTGCTTGCTTAACTAGCTGTGTCATTAAATTAATCAAGTGATTGCATGAGTTTTACTGAGATCTTGAGCATTGTTTTGTGTAGTTAGCCGGATAGGCACCGAGTCATTATCAGTGTTGAATTATTATGCTGCAGTCCTCTTCGTCGTACACTGTGATACCGAATTAGCAGTGACATTTAAATCTGTGGAATGTTAACCTCCCGCAACTTTGCAAGTAGCAACCGCAGCATCGGAGTTAGAATTGCAAAGTAAACTTTTAGCAGATAAGGGTGGCTTCTAAAACTATCGTTGGCTGTTTAAAGTGCATTTAATGATCATTAACCCTTAATTATTTCTGTATTCCTTGTAATCGTTACTTATATGGGGGTGGAAATAACAAAAGTTATTGCACCTGTCTGATGGTCTTTCCTCCTCATTGTTCAGGATTTTATGATGCAGCAGACCATGCTGAGGGTGAAAGATCCGGTAAAATCCCTAGACTTCTACACTCGCATCCTTGGAATGACGTGAGTAACTGTAACATGAAAATCATTCAGTGGGAGTGCATTGATTATATACAGTTACTCAGTGAGTCTCTGATTCACCATCCTaggctgtgtgtttgattttgctcAGTTTGAGTTTGGCAGTTAAGCACACCTGTCTTAACTGCTTTAGTGATCAGCAGGTCTGTCCTTTTTCTTTAGACAAGTAAATTCTCCTGTGACATTTCAGTATGTTCTCTGCTGATCCCTATTCTCCTGTGACATGTCAGTATGTTCTACACTGATCCCTATTTTCATTCTCCCAAATTTCCTAGCCTGCTGCAGAAGTTTGATTTCCCATCCATGCGGTTTTCCCTCTACTTCCTGGGCTATGAGGACAAGAAGGAAATTCCAGCAGACAAAAAGGACAGGACAGCCTGGACATTCTCCCGGCGTGCCACTATTGAACTGACACAGTGAGTGTGAACCATAAGCACATTCACCAGGGTTCGTACGGTCATGAAAAACcaggaaaagtcatggaatttgaaaatagcaatttccaggcctggagaagttttggaaaaataaataaacccaggAAGTTTTgaaaaagtcatggaaatttgCTTCAGGGATACCTGTTTAATAAAGTATATGTGGTTCAGCATGGCTGTATCGAATGCCACTTTTTGCCAATCGAATTTTAGCCAAGCTTTTTCGAACGAAGCTTCAAATGTCTCTGACGTGACGTCATTGTCTTGGCCTGTTGTTTTGGAATACTTGACGTTCTACTCAGTTACATGAAAGAGATAA
This sequence is a window from Chanos chanos chromosome 4, fChaCha1.1, whole genome shotgun sequence. Protein-coding genes within it:
- the glo1 gene encoding lactoylglutathione lyase, whose amino-acid sequence is MSDQGLTDEAAAEACKDGDPITQDFMMQQTMLRVKDPVKSLDFYTRILGMTLLQKFDFPSMRFSLYFLGYEDKKEIPADKKDRTAWTFSRRATIELTHNWGSETDDSQSYHNGNSDPRGFGHIGIAVPDVYAACKLFEKQGVTFVKKPDDGKMKGLAFIQDPDGYWIEILSPNNMVSITS